The following proteins are co-located in the Dehalococcoides mccartyi 195 genome:
- a CDS encoding nucleotide exchange factor GrpE: MTDKKMYDKEGNEHPEDTQVKADTQADSLTAQLAAEKKRSEEYLDNLKRARAEFVNYKRYIEQERNVQSDMARGNAFMLVLPVLDDLERALASVPADIAGHPFVEGLDLIVRKFQAILDNQGVKAIPAAGEPFDSRLHEAVACEDGPEGIILHEARRGYTVGDKVLRTSLVVVGNGNQPCRSDSDMR; this comes from the coding sequence ATGACAGATAAAAAAATGTATGATAAAGAAGGAAATGAACACCCTGAAGATACCCAGGTTAAAGCTGATACTCAGGCAGACAGCCTGACTGCCCAGCTGGCCGCCGAAAAGAAACGTTCAGAAGAATATCTGGACAACCTGAAGAGGGCCAGAGCCGAGTTTGTAAACTACAAAAGGTATATAGAGCAGGAAAGAAACGTCCAGAGTGATATGGCCAGAGGCAATGCTTTTATGCTGGTTTTGCCGGTGCTGGATGATTTGGAGCGGGCTTTGGCATCTGTTCCGGCGGATATTGCCGGACACCCTTTTGTGGAGGGGCTGGACCTGATAGTCCGCAAGTTTCAGGCTATACTGGACAATCAGGGTGTCAAAGCTATTCCGGCGGCCGGTGAGCCGTTTGATTCCCGCCTGCATGAGGCGGTTGCCTGTGAAGACGGGCCGGAAGGCATTATTCTGCACGAAGCCCGCCGGGGTTATACGGTAGGGGATAAGGTACTTAGAACATCTCTGGTAGTGGTAGGTAACGGAAACCAGCCCTGCCGGTCTGATTCGGACATGAGA
- the hrcA gene encoding heat-inducible transcriptional repressor HrcA, protein MLTPRAEIILRSIVRQYITKAVPVSSSSILEDCGLDICSATIRNEVVRLETEGYILRPHHSAGSIPADKGYRYYVESLKDVELPTNDKFLIRHLFHQVEKEMEEWLNLTVAVLSQRVQSMAVVTMPRQTQGKVHHIELVSLQDNLVLVVLILRGAKVKQQLINFENTVSQPELTLISNRLNDAYAGLTRFQIEQKTLNLNPDELKVKDSLIKMMRGEDEQESREPFFDGLHYMLEQPEFHQNQRVQEIMQLLEQKKLSKMIAPPSPFNRGVQVYIGQENASAEIRDYSLIVSQYGIPDEAVGTIGVIGPTRMAYERALSAVSYLSLVMSTLVAELYGKPPGGKDE, encoded by the coding sequence GTGCTAACACCCAGGGCAGAGATAATACTGCGTTCTATAGTCAGGCAGTACATAACCAAAGCGGTGCCGGTATCGTCATCTTCCATACTGGAGGATTGTGGCCTGGATATCTGTTCGGCCACTATCCGCAACGAAGTTGTGCGGCTGGAAACCGAGGGTTATATCCTGCGTCCCCATCATTCCGCCGGCAGTATTCCGGCAGACAAGGGTTACCGCTATTATGTGGAATCCCTTAAAGATGTGGAACTGCCGACTAATGACAAGTTTCTTATCCGCCATCTTTTTCATCAGGTGGAAAAAGAGATGGAGGAGTGGCTGAATCTGACTGTGGCTGTCCTTTCCCAGCGTGTCCAGAGTATGGCGGTTGTTACCATGCCTCGCCAGACACAGGGCAAGGTCCATCATATAGAGCTGGTCAGCTTACAGGATAATCTGGTACTGGTAGTTCTGATACTGCGCGGGGCTAAGGTAAAGCAGCAGCTTATAAACTTTGAAAATACCGTTTCCCAGCCGGAACTCACCCTTATATCAAACCGCCTAAATGACGCCTATGCCGGGCTGACCCGTTTCCAGATAGAGCAGAAAACGCTTAACCTTAACCCGGATGAACTGAAGGTCAAGGACAGCCTGATAAAGATGATGCGGGGTGAGGACGAGCAGGAAAGCCGCGAACCTTTCTTTGACGGGCTGCATTATATGCTGGAGCAGCCCGAATTCCACCAGAACCAACGGGTTCAGGAGATAATGCAGCTGCTGGAGCAGAAAAAGCTTTCCAAGATGATTGCCCCGCCCTCGCCTTTTAACCGGGGGGTGCAGGTATATATCGGCCAGGAAAATGCCTCCGCCGAAATACGTGATTACAGTCTGATAGTCAGCCAGTACGGCATACCGGACGAGGCGGTGGGGACTATCGGGGTGATAGGCCCCACCCGTATGGCCTATGAAAGGGCATTGTCAGCGGTCAGTTACCTGTCTCTGGTTATGAGTACTCTGGTGGCCGAACTCTACGGCAAACCGCCAGGCGGTAAAGATGAATAG
- a CDS encoding caspase family protein — translation MHCLKRIAISAILALGLLAGLLPQTPLSAASTHEYWAVVVGISDYQKITDVSGLANGAQKFAASLKQAWGDDHVKLLTNSNADKSSIKSALDWMIGQEDDNDTVVFFFAGHGDSQSYIAPYDAYYVSEWISSQELSNWLAPLESHYQAVILESCYSAGFADDLNQTGRVVLYSSLAEEVSWADGDSGLFSGYINDGLSYVPNADINGDGLISLEELFFYAQPRTTNESRLALSLQHPFLSDGIGGELSLIGKLLLTTSIPISGNYNYIIVDGQTYSLSYTQLNFTPGTTHEITALNIDALPGVRYFFNSWADGVTSASRSFVSGANLEAVYSRQYLLTIDSPTTAVSGSGWYDQYTFANLSAPDIEEGGIRYTFTGWSGDITGPFDSTRIVMDKPKTVKANYDIEYLLNLSSPYGTPEGSGWYAAGSTVKLSAPKAEGFLIRQVFESWSGDYTGTNANAVITLNKPLNISANFKADYTFLYIAIGLGAIVIGWIILAVSRRRKIYYNTI, via the coding sequence ATGCACTGCCTGAAACGGATTGCTATTTCCGCCATTCTGGCTTTGGGGCTTTTGGCAGGCCTCCTGCCCCAAACACCGCTTAGTGCTGCCTCCACCCATGAATACTGGGCGGTAGTAGTGGGCATTTCGGATTACCAGAAAATTACAGATGTATCAGGCTTGGCCAACGGCGCCCAAAAATTCGCAGCTTCCCTAAAGCAAGCTTGGGGCGATGACCATGTAAAGCTGCTGACCAACAGCAACGCTGATAAATCTTCTATAAAGTCCGCCCTGGACTGGATGATAGGCCAGGAAGATGACAATGATACAGTGGTCTTTTTCTTTGCCGGACACGGTGACAGCCAATCATATATAGCCCCTTATGACGCTTATTATGTTTCGGAATGGATTTCAAGCCAGGAGCTTTCCAACTGGCTCGCGCCGCTGGAATCCCATTATCAGGCTGTAATACTGGAATCCTGCTATTCGGCCGGATTTGCTGATGATTTAAACCAAACCGGGCGGGTAGTTCTCTATTCGTCACTGGCAGAAGAAGTCTCCTGGGCAGACGGGGACAGCGGCCTTTTTTCCGGATACATAAATGACGGTCTCAGCTATGTGCCGAATGCGGACATAAACGGTGACGGTCTGATATCTCTGGAAGAGCTCTTCTTCTATGCCCAGCCCCGCACTACAAATGAGTCCCGCTTAGCTTTATCTCTGCAGCATCCCTTCCTGTCAGACGGCATAGGCGGAGAGCTTAGCCTTATCGGCAAGCTGCTTCTGACCACCTCCATACCTATAAGCGGCAACTATAACTACATAATAGTAGACGGCCAAACCTATTCACTCAGCTACACGCAATTAAATTTCACTCCCGGTACTACCCATGAGATTACCGCTTTGAACATAGATGCCCTGCCAGGGGTGCGTTATTTTTTCAATAGCTGGGCAGACGGGGTTACCTCTGCCAGCCGTTCATTTGTCAGCGGGGCTAACCTTGAGGCAGTTTATTCCCGCCAGTATCTTTTAACAATAGACTCCCCTACCACCGCAGTCAGCGGCAGCGGATGGTATGACCAGTACACCTTTGCCAACCTTTCAGCCCCGGATATAGAAGAAGGCGGTATCCGTTATACATTTACCGGCTGGAGCGGTGATATAACAGGACCTTTTGACAGTACCCGTATTGTGATGGACAAGCCCAAAACTGTAAAAGCGAACTATGATATTGAATACCTGCTGAATTTGTCTTCCCCGTACGGCACACCTGAAGGCAGCGGCTGGTATGCCGCCGGCAGCACAGTGAAACTAAGCGCACCTAAAGCGGAAGGCTTTTTAATCCGCCAGGTATTTGAAAGCTGGAGCGGAGACTATACCGGTACAAATGCCAATGCTGTTATCACCCTTAACAAACCCCTGAATATCTCCGCCAATTTCAAGGCAGACTATACTTTCCTGTATATTGCCATTGGACTGGGGGCAATTGTGATTGGCTGGATAATACTGGCCGTATCCAGACGCCGGAAAATCTATTACAATACTATCTGA
- a CDS encoding MBL fold metallo-hydrolase produces MEIKWLGHSCFRLKGKNTTVITDPFPSSLGFAMGKQSAEVVTVSHAHANHSFTSAIDGNPHIVSGPGEYEIGDVIILGLSTFHDDAKGSELGKNTIYQMEIDDLSICHLGDIGQGLTDSQIEELGRVDILLLPVGGGNTVSPGKAAEIMRKLEPSIVIPMHFQSDLSTSSLLPIGQFLKEIGISSLEPQSKLNITRGNLPVTTQVMLLQP; encoded by the coding sequence ATGGAAATAAAATGGTTAGGCCACTCGTGCTTTCGCCTTAAAGGCAAAAATACTACTGTAATTACTGACCCGTTCCCTTCCAGCCTGGGGTTTGCTATGGGCAAACAAAGTGCCGAGGTAGTTACCGTAAGCCATGCTCATGCCAATCATTCGTTTACCTCAGCTATTGACGGCAACCCCCATATTGTAAGCGGCCCCGGCGAATACGAAATCGGGGACGTTATCATCTTGGGTCTTTCCACTTTTCATGATGACGCCAAGGGCAGCGAACTGGGCAAAAACACCATTTACCAGATGGAGATAGATGACTTGTCCATTTGCCATCTGGGTGATATAGGCCAGGGATTGACTGACAGCCAGATTGAAGAGCTGGGACGGGTGGATATCCTCCTTTTGCCTGTTGGCGGTGGCAATACTGTCAGCCCGGGCAAAGCCGCTGAGATAATGCGCAAGCTGGAACCGTCTATCGTCATTCCCATGCACTTCCAGAGTGATTTATCCACCAGTTCACTTTTGCCTATAGGCCAGTTTCTAAAAGAAATAGGTATAAGTAGTCTTGAACCCCAATCTAAGCTGAATATCACCAGAGGCAATTTGCCTGTAACCACTCAGGTTATGTTACTGCAGCCCTGA
- a CDS encoding ribonuclease H-like domain-containing protein, with translation MEAYLDIETTGLSPYQSELTVIGIHLVNGDSIPGLIQLVGKECTAENVMASLAGTDILYTYNGKGFDLPFIHRKLGIDLSRHFNHRDLMFDCWDKNLKGGLKKVECQLGISRELTEVNGYIAVQLWWSYINNFDTRALKTLLAYNREDVVNLKTLKDMLLNNCTY, from the coding sequence ATGGAAGCATATTTAGATATTGAAACAACCGGCCTTTCGCCTTATCAGTCAGAACTTACAGTTATAGGTATCCATCTGGTAAACGGAGACTCTATACCGGGCCTTATCCAGCTGGTAGGTAAAGAATGCACCGCCGAAAACGTGATGGCTTCTTTAGCAGGTACAGACATACTCTATACCTACAACGGCAAGGGGTTTGACCTGCCGTTCATTCACCGAAAACTGGGTATAGACCTCAGCCGCCATTTCAACCACCGTGACCTCATGTTTGACTGCTGGGACAAAAACCTTAAAGGCGGGCTGAAAAAAGTGGAATGCCAGCTGGGTATCTCACGTGAGCTTACCGAAGTAAACGGTTATATAGCCGTTCAGCTATGGTGGAGTTATATAAATAACTTTGATACCCGGGCACTAAAAACATTGCTGGCCTACAACCGGGAAGATGTAGTAAACCTTAAAACCCTTAAAGACATGCTATTGAATAACTGCACCTATTGA